In Eremothecium gossypii ATCC 10895 chromosome IV, complete sequence, the genomic stretch TCGGATCGTACGTGGGAGCTTATCACCAGGCTCATAGCTGACCCCATCAACCGGTTGCGCTCGTTCGAACATGTAAAGAAAATGAAGTATTTTGCCGAGATCGACTTCGCCAACCTGAGAAGCATGAGCCCGCCATTCATACCGCAACTGGATAGTGAGACGGATGCCGGGTACTTTGACGATTTCACCAACGAGGCAGATATGGCCAAGTACGCCGACGTCTTCAAGAGACAAGACAAGCTGAATGCGATGGTAGAAGAATCCTCCAACAGCTCGAAATTGGTTGGGTTTACGTTTAGACACAGGAAGGGCAAGACTGGTTCTAGTGGAGTTCTGCATAACGGATCAGAGCATGCAGATCCATTTGCAACGTTTTATTGACGACACAGCCCATCCATGAGGTCGCTTTACGAGCATTTATCGCATTCTTAATATTGTTGGCCCAGTTGCAGATTAACATGTCATAATCCTTTATACCCTGCAAATTAACTAAATTATTTGTATATATGGCTGCTAACACATGTTTATTCCCACGCCTATTTTAGGTTTGGCCATCGGAGGTCAGAAGTTTACAGTCAGAGTTCAGGCATGCTACGCTGGCGCGCAGACTGAAAAAAAAAATATCaacatatatatatattcATTCTCATCGGTGAAAGGAACGGTCTCTGAAGCTGGTCATTCAAGCACCATGCCAAAGCAGAAAGTGTATGTTAATGTTAAAATCTCTCTTTGAGTGGATTAGCCGTGGCTCTTTCAGTGACTAACGTATAGATTGCTTCTTCGTTCGAGCTCTGCGACTTTGGATGAGGTTCTCAAAAAAGCTGCCGACCTGAATAGTAAATCGGGACCATTCGATGCTACCATTATAACAGGAGCTGTGCTCACAGATTTAGCGTTCAAACCAGCAAACCCGGTTTCTTTTCCTGTGTATGTTACCAATGGGGGGCAGTTCGTTAGCGAACTGCGCGGATCACATACCATATGCGATAAACTCATCCTATTAAACGAACATGGCATTTACGAACTTCCTAGTGGGATGAAGATCGGCTACTTTACGCCTTCTGAGCGCATAGAGCCTTCTGCCGTCGATGCCGAGCTAGAGATCTTCAAAAAGGTGGGACGGTTAGATATACTACTGACCAAGGAGTGGCCGAAGTCTGTCCGCTCAAAGTTGGAAGAGGTGTCTGGCACTGATACCGTGGACCAGTTGGTCATTAGTAGCAAGCCTCAGTATCACTTCGCGACACTAGGAGACAAATATTTTGAACTGGAACCCTTTGGATGGGACCGGAGTAGCATGCCAGATATTACCCGTTTTATTAACCTGGCTACGTTTGGAAGCGGTGAGAAATGGGCATATGCATTCAATATCACGGTCGGTACAGACCAGGAGGCTTCTGTTCCGACAAATCTAACTACGAACCCGTTTATTACAATGGATAGGCCGAAACGGGACCTGGACTCGGATCCACTCCCCCCACCAAAGAAGCGCACAAAAGTGTTGCCGGCAGCATGCCACTTCTGCTTAAGCAATCCTTCTGTCGAAGACCATATGGTCATATCGATTGGCAAGCACTCTTATTTGACCATTGCGAAGGGCCCTCTTTCGGTACCTAGAGGGGAGATGACCTTTTCTGGTCATTGCCTGATTATTCCTATTGATCATGTGCCAAAATTCAATAGCGCCTCACCAGACCAAACAACCTCAGCCATAATGGAAACCGAAATGGGGAAAGAAGTTATGCGTTACGAATCTGCACTGGTCAACATGAATTACAAGAAATTTGACATGTCGACGCTCGTCTTTGAAATCAATTCGGTCAACTCTGTTCACTTTCACAAGCAGGTGGTTCCTGTGCCGAAATATCTGATAGGAAGCTTCACCACTGCATTGGACCGCCAGTTACACATAAACAATGAGAAGTTTAAAAAAAATGCAAACTTCACCTTCCAAGATTTTGAAGGTTTACAGCATCCGGACTTCCTTGCACTGGTCAATGATCCTAAGACGAATTACATGCAGTTTACTGTGTATGAAACACATAAAGCCAGCCCCAAGGTCTTTATTGCTACTTTC encodes the following:
- the DRN1 gene encoding Drn1p (Syntenic homolog of Saccharomyces cerevisiae YGR093W; 1-intron); its protein translation is MFIPTPILGLAIGGQKFTVRVQACYAGAQTEKKNINIYIYSFSSVKGTVSEAGHSSTMPKQKVLLLRSSSATLDEVLKKAADLNSKSGPFDATIITGAVLTDLAFKPANPVSFPVYVTNGGQFVSELRGSHTICDKLILLNEHGIYELPSGMKIGYFTPSERIEPSAVDAELEIFKKVGRLDILLTKEWPKSVRSKLEEVSGTDTVDQLVISSKPQYHFATLGDKYFELEPFGWDRSSMPDITRFINLATFGSGEKWAYAFNITVGTDQEASVPTNLTTNPFITMDRPKRDLDSDPLPPPKKRTKVLPAACHFCLSNPSVEDHMVISIGKHSYLTIAKGPLSVPRGEMTFSGHCLIIPIDHVPKFNSASPDQTTSAIMETEMGKEVMRYESALVNMNYKKFDMSTLVFEINSVNSVHFHKQVVPVPKYLIGSFTTALDRQLHINNEKFKKNANFTFQDFEGLQHPDFLALVNDPKTNYMQFTVYETHKASPKVFIATFKSEDSIDLQFGRRVAAFLLKLPKRVIWNSKACLQSKEEEEIEVKDFQRSFQDFEFTE